The following proteins are encoded in a genomic region of Necator americanus strain Aroian chromosome II, whole genome shotgun sequence:
- a CDS encoding hypothetical protein (NECATOR_CHRII.G6911.T1), whose protein sequence is MAKASHTLQKGAVVQHTAKAHNLKGQPPEGSMESLATTIRFVTLNCRTLSTELQQAALSRLLRYLCVPFAALQEIRMRDRPVISIENYTIYCGDADENKVGGCAIAVRNDYKNLVEEFGSTSSRCAFLRLRDRGGRKLWVVSAHAPTETAEDNSKDAFYDELNALMSKIPSQQVVIVGIDANAKMGLEQQSDVLGKWYYAVERTSDNGDRLVDLCKKTGLIIASTFKSNHRRHQLTWQGSTF, encoded by the coding sequence atggcaaaagcttcccatacattgcaaaaaggtgctgtcgtccagcacaccgccaaagcccataacctgaaaggtcaaccgcctgaagggagcatggaatctttggcaacaaccattcgtttcgtcacgctgaactgccgaacactatcgactgaactccaacaagccgctctatccagacttctgcgatatctctgtgtgccttttgctgcactacAGGAAatacgcatgagagatcggcccgtcatcagcatcgaaaattacaccatatactgcggcgatgctgatgagaacaaagtaggtggctgcgcgatagctgtgaggaacgattacaagaacctggtggaggaatttggctcaacatcgtctagatgcgcctttttacgactgcgggatcgcggaggacgtaaactctgggtcgtaagtgctcacgcacctacggaaaccgctgaggacaacagtaaggacgccttctatgatgaactcaatgcgttgatgtctaaaataccaagccagcaggtggtcattgtcggaatcgacgcaaatgcaaagatgggactcgaacagcaatccgatgtgctaggaaaatggtactatgcggtggagcgcacgtcggacaacggtgaccgtctggtcgacttgtgcaaaaagacgggcctcatcatcgcttccacgtttaagagcaatcatcgacgtcatcagctcacgtggcagggttCAACCTTTTAa
- a CDS encoding hypothetical protein (NECATOR_CHRII.G6911.T2), whose protein sequence is MAKASHTLQKGAVVQHTAKAHNLKGQPPEGSMESLATTIRFVTLNCRTLSTELQQAALSRLLRYLCVPFAALQEIRMRDRPVISIENYTIYCGDADENKVGGCAIAVRNDYKNLVEEFGSTSSRCAFLRLRDRGGRKLWVVSAHAPTETAEDNSKDAFYDELNALMSKIPSQQVVIVGIDANAKMGLEQQSDVLGKWYYAVERTSDNGDRLVDLCKKTGLIIASTFKSNHRRHQLTWQELFGTLPLDSDHRPVLLSFKIRFHKRNRGVPLQPKIDMAVRTRKKIRDADSFTKCIQDAAKETLPVLLPRKKFAFASAEIKSTYNSVCVARSAGDFNQEKRLRRKQRRQLQQDRDNEWTSRAMEFEKAREDRNPRKAYALLKQYSGKMKRPTYAVNEEPPTESEVLVCIQKMKNGKSGGDDGISAGMLKYLPPSGIPAFDSPHRGRLLNAMSADGVPGTFVRLLDDMNQRTTAAVRTPAGCTTPFEVVTGVRQGAVARPFLFNFAVDDIMRRTVGQCPGDTILATSGSPLTDLEYAGDVVICVVEALRSINIDLERKSNEKVDGPPIELVDEFCYLDWTLKNNGSYERDVQQRCAKATP, encoded by the exons atggcaaaagcttcccatacattgcaaaaaggtgctgtcgtccagcacaccgccaaagcccataacctgaaaggtcaaccgcctgaagggagcatggaatctttggcaacaaccattcgtttcgtcacgctgaactgccgaacactatcgactgaactccaacaagccgctctatccagacttctgcgatatctctgtgtgccttttgctgcactacAGGAAatacgcatgagagatcggcccgtcatcagcatcgaaaattacaccatatactgcggcgatgctgatgagaacaaagtaggtggctgcgcgatagctgtgaggaacgattacaagaacctggtggaggaatttggctcaacatcgtctagatgcgcctttttacgactgcgggatcgcggaggacgtaaactctgggtcgtaagtgctcacgcacctacggaaaccgctgaggacaacagtaaggacgccttctatgatgaactcaatgcgttgatgtctaaaataccaagccagcaggtggtcattgtcggaatcgacgcaaatgcaaagatgggactcgaacagcaatccgatgtgctaggaaaatggtactatgcggtggagcgcacgtcggacaacggtgaccgtctggtcgacttgtgcaaaaagacgggcctcatcatcgcttccacgtttaagagcaatcatcgacgtcatcagctcacgtggcagg AGTTGTTTGGGACTCTACCactcgactctgaccaccgtccagttcttctcagcttcaagatacggttccacaagagaaaccgaggagttcctcttcaaccgaaaatcgacatggcag tacggaccaggaagaagattcgcgatgcggattccttcacaaagtgcatccaggacgctgcaaaggaaacgctcccggttctattgccccggaagaagtttgcctttgcatctgcggaaataaaatccacatacaattctgtatgtgtcgcgcgcagcgctggtgacttcaaccaggaaaagcgtcttagaaggaagcagcgtcgtcaactgcaacaagaccgcgataacgagtggacgtcaagagcgatggagtttgagaaggcgagggaggacaggaacccgcggaaagcctacgctctactaaaacagtatagcggcaaaatgaaaag accgacatatgcggttaacgaggagccaccgaccgagtcggaggtcctggtctgtattcagaaaatgaagaatggaaaatccggtggagacgacgggattagcgcaggaatgctaaaatatcttcctccgtctgggattc ccgcgttcgactctcctcatcgaggccgtcttctcaacgcgatgagcgccgatggagtaccaggaacgttcgttcgcttgctagatgacatgaatcaacgaacaactgctgcagttcgaacaccagccggatgtacaacaccgtttgaagtggtaactggagtaagacaaggggcagtggcaagacctttcctgttcaatttcgcagttgacgacattatgcgaagaacagtcggtCAATGTCCTGGCGACACTATCTTAGCAACATCAGGGTCCCCCTTAACAGATCTCGAGTATGCCGGCGATGTCGTTATATGCGTCGTCGAAGCACTACGAAGcatcaacat AGATCTCGAACGGAAATCGAACGAAAAGGTGGACGGACCACCGattgaactcgtcgatgagttctgttacttaGACTggacgctgaagaacaatggcagctacgagagagatgttcagcaaagatgcgctaaggccactccttaa
- a CDS encoding hypothetical protein (NECATOR_CHRII.G6912.T1), whose translation MSADGVPGTFVRLLDDMNQRTTAAVRTPAGCTTPFEVVTGVRQGAVARPFLFNFAVDDIMRRTVGQCPGDTILATSGSPLTDLEYAGDVVICVVEALRSINMLSTLYRSSL comes from the coding sequence atgagcgccgatggagtaccaggaacgttcgttcgcttgctagatgacatgaatcaacgaacaactgctgcagttcgaacaccagccggatgtacaacaccgtttgaagtggtaactggagtaagacaaggggcagtggcaagacctttcctgttcaatttcgcagttgacgacattatgcgaagaacagtcggtCAATGTCCTGGCGACACTATCTTAGCAACATCAGGGTCCCCCTTAACAGATCTCGAGTATGCCGGCGATGTCGTTATATGCGTCGTCGAAGCACTACGAAGcatcaacatgttgtcaactttgTATCGAAGCAGCCTATGA
- a CDS encoding hypothetical protein (NECATOR_CHRII.G6910.T1) has translation MEKLDCTERKLLRRLLGYFWPRVCHNEDLYAEIDVVYRRMTRGKHQHLAPPSKVAKVNRLRFFGHILRRPADRLVQRVLRSSSGSSWKKPPGRKRKFWTEAVKEEPEDTRCG, from the coding sequence atggagaagcttgactgcacggaacgaaagctgctcaGACGGCTActaggctacttttggcctagggtatgtcacaatgaagatctttacgcagaaattgatgtggtataccggcggatgacacgtggaaaacatcaacatcttgcaccgccatcgaaagtggctaaagtaaatcgtcttcgcttctttggtcatatattaaggagaccggcagatcgccttgttcaacgagttctgaggagttcgtcgggttcgagctggaagaagccacctggccgaaaacggaagttctggactgaggcggtgaaagaagaacctgaggacactcggtgtggatag